A genomic window from Candidatus Denitrolinea symbiosum includes:
- a CDS encoding selenium metabolism-linked hydrolase, YgeY family, whose amino-acid sequence MTKAQEIKKKVDENRENIVNFMREIVAIPSMESQIKDVGERIQAEMTKLGFDEVRFDKMGNTVGRIGNGPKVIVYDSHIDTVGVGDPHEWQWDPFVGKVEDGVLYARGACDEKGSTPGMVYGLAIARDLGLLEGYTAYYFGNMEEWCDGIAPNTFVEVDPKVKPDYVVIGEPTKMNVYRGHKGRLEMKVTAKGRSAHAASNHLGDNAIYKLLPVIAGIRDLEPKLGDHEFLGHGKITVSDMKVQTPSINAVPDEAVIFIDRRMTFGETKEAVKKQVEDLIPPEFKDTVKVEELFYDEPSYTGFVFPVDKYFPAWAYEEDHPLVKAGQEARVAIGLPDAPSGKWNFSTNGIYWAGKAGIPSIGFGPGDEETAHTVRDSVSLEDMVKATEFYAILPSLIGG is encoded by the coding sequence ATGACAAAGGCTCAGGAAATCAAGAAAAAAGTGGACGAGAACCGCGAGAACATCGTCAACTTCATGCGCGAGATCGTCGCCATCCCCAGCATGGAGAGTCAGATCAAGGACGTGGGCGAGCGCATCCAGGCGGAGATGACCAAACTCGGCTTCGACGAGGTCCGCTTCGACAAGATGGGCAACACCGTCGGACGCATCGGGAACGGCCCGAAGGTCATCGTCTACGACTCGCACATTGACACCGTCGGCGTGGGCGACCCGCACGAGTGGCAGTGGGACCCGTTCGTCGGCAAAGTGGAGGACGGCGTCCTGTACGCGCGCGGCGCCTGCGACGAGAAAGGCTCCACGCCCGGCATGGTCTACGGGCTGGCGATCGCCCGCGATCTGGGACTGCTCGAAGGTTACACCGCCTACTACTTCGGCAACATGGAAGAGTGGTGCGACGGCATCGCGCCTAACACTTTCGTTGAAGTTGACCCGAAGGTGAAACCCGATTACGTCGTCATCGGCGAGCCGACCAAGATGAACGTTTATCGCGGGCACAAAGGCCGCCTTGAAATGAAGGTCACGGCCAAGGGACGGAGCGCTCACGCGGCCTCCAACCATCTGGGCGACAACGCCATTTACAAGCTGCTGCCCGTCATCGCCGGCATCCGCGACCTGGAGCCGAAACTGGGCGACCATGAATTCCTCGGTCACGGCAAGATCACGGTCAGTGATATGAAAGTCCAGACGCCCTCGATCAACGCCGTCCCCGACGAAGCCGTCATCTTCATTGACCGCCGCATGACCTTCGGCGAGACCAAAGAAGCGGTCAAAAAGCAGGTCGAGGATCTGATTCCGCCCGAGTTCAAGGACACGGTCAAGGTCGAGGAGCTGTTCTACGACGAGCCGTCCTACACGGGCTTCGTCTTCCCGGTGGACAAATACTTCCCGGCCTGGGCGTACGAGGAGGATCATCCGCTCGTGAAGGCTGGACAGGAAGCGCGCGTTGCCATCGGTCTGCCTGATGCGCCCAGCGGCAAGTGGAATTTCTCCACAAACGGCATTTACTGGGCCGGCAAGGCGGGCATCCCTTCGATTGGATTCGGCCCCGGCGACGAAGAGACCGCCCACACCGTGCGCGACTCCGTCTCGCTGGAGGATATGGTCAAAGCCACCGAGTTCTACGCGATCCTGCCAAGCCTGATTGGTGGTTAG
- a CDS encoding adenine deaminase has protein sequence MPSSAKLTRSLIDVAMGRAHADLVIRHGQWVCVQSGEIINGTDVAVVNGRVAFVGADASHTVGKDTVVIDAGGKYLVPGLLDGHMHVESGMVTVTEFVRAVAPRGTTGMFIDPHEIANVFGLKGVKLMADEAAKQPIHVWVQMPSCVPSAPGLETPGASIGPDDVAEAMTWPGVIGLGEMMNFPGVAAGDPKMLAEMAATRAAGKTIGGHYASPDLGLPFHGYVAGGPEDDHEGTRLEDAMARVRQGMKAMLRYGSAWHDVAAQAKAITKHKLHSRRFILCTDDSHAQTISQDGHMDRVLRHAIAEGLDPMTAIQMCTLNTAEHFGLTRDLGMIAPGRWADILIVEDLRDFHPDIVIAKGEVIAQNGKWTVELPAASYPKWATNSVNLKRELKADDFILKAAGGAQKVTANVIGVIENQAPTKHLKIEMPVIDGQLKADAARDIAKVALVERHKGTGGVTLGLVSGFGLTRKCAIASTVAHDSHQMIVVGTDDASMAAAANSLARSGGGQVVVIEGKVHAQVELQIAGLMSSERAEVVARKAASVLESFVNCGCELNNPNMQLSLLGLVVIPELRISDLGLVDVTNFKFIPLTE, from the coding sequence ATGCCCTCTTCCGCAAAACTCACCCGCTCTCTCATAGACGTCGCCATGGGACGCGCCCACGCGGATCTCGTCATCCGCCACGGACAGTGGGTCTGCGTCCAGTCGGGCGAGATCATTAACGGCACGGACGTCGCCGTCGTCAACGGACGCGTCGCCTTCGTCGGCGCGGACGCCAGCCACACGGTCGGGAAGGACACGGTCGTCATCGACGCGGGCGGCAAGTACCTCGTCCCCGGCCTGCTCGACGGTCACATGCACGTCGAATCGGGGATGGTCACAGTGACGGAGTTTGTGCGCGCCGTCGCGCCGCGCGGCACGACCGGCATGTTCATTGACCCGCACGAGATCGCCAACGTCTTCGGGTTGAAAGGCGTCAAGTTGATGGCAGACGAAGCCGCCAAACAGCCCATCCACGTCTGGGTGCAGATGCCGTCGTGCGTCCCGTCCGCGCCGGGACTCGAGACGCCGGGCGCGAGCATCGGTCCCGACGACGTGGCCGAAGCGATGACCTGGCCCGGGGTGATCGGCCTCGGCGAGATGATGAACTTCCCCGGCGTGGCGGCGGGCGATCCCAAAATGCTGGCGGAGATGGCCGCCACCCGCGCCGCAGGCAAGACGATCGGCGGGCATTACGCCTCGCCCGACCTCGGCCTGCCGTTTCACGGATACGTCGCGGGCGGTCCCGAAGACGACCACGAGGGGACGCGTCTCGAAGACGCCATGGCCCGCGTGCGGCAGGGCATGAAAGCCATGCTCCGTTACGGCTCCGCCTGGCACGACGTGGCGGCGCAGGCGAAAGCCATCACCAAACACAAACTACATTCGCGCCGCTTCATCCTCTGCACGGACGATTCCCACGCGCAGACCATTTCGCAGGACGGCCACATGGACCGCGTCCTCCGTCACGCCATCGCCGAGGGCCTCGACCCGATGACCGCCATCCAGATGTGCACCCTCAACACCGCCGAGCATTTCGGCTTGACGCGGGACCTGGGCATGATCGCCCCGGGGCGCTGGGCCGACATCCTCATCGTGGAAGACCTGCGCGATTTCCATCCCGACATCGTGATCGCCAAAGGCGAGGTCATCGCGCAGAACGGCAAATGGACGGTGGAACTCCCCGCCGCGTCCTACCCAAAGTGGGCGACCAACTCGGTCAACTTGAAGCGCGAATTGAAAGCGGACGATTTCATTCTAAAGGCCGCGGGCGGCGCGCAAAAAGTCACCGCGAACGTGATCGGCGTCATCGAGAACCAGGCGCCGACGAAACATTTGAAAATCGAAATGCCCGTGATCGACGGTCAATTAAAAGCGGACGCGGCCCGCGACATCGCCAAAGTGGCGCTGGTGGAGCGGCACAAAGGCACAGGCGGCGTCACGCTGGGACTCGTCAGCGGGTTCGGGCTCACGCGCAAGTGCGCGATCGCGTCCACCGTCGCGCACGACAGCCACCAGATGATCGTCGTCGGGACGGACGACGCCTCGATGGCCGCGGCCGCCAACAGTCTCGCGCGCAGCGGAGGCGGGCAGGTGGTCGTCATCGAGGGGAAGGTCCACGCCCAGGTCGAACTCCAGATCGCGGGGCTGATGTCCAGCGAGCGCGCGGAAGTCGTGGCGCGGAAGGCCGCGTCCGTGCTGGAAAGTTTCGTCAACTGCGGCTGCGAGTTGAATAACCCGAACATGCAGTTGAGCCTGCTGGGTTTGGTGGTCATCCCCGAACTGCGGATCTCGGACCTCGGCCTGGTGGACGTGACGAATTTCAAATTCATCCCGCTGACGGAATAA
- a CDS encoding DNA-binding transcriptional regulator, GntR family: protein MPHFPFQRLTAELSGLIARAPNGQRLPSEPELAKQLGVSRATLREAMRSFETQGLIRRRQGSGTYVVRNIPVMESGLEALESLDTMARRMNLAVSVGDLRVERIFADKELAAALNVPLASHLTRVRRVMQADARPVAFLVDTLPETVLHADDLPESFSGSVLDFLLGRADPPVSSRAAVSAIDASPDVARTLQIQRGDVLLHFNSQVFNASGLVIDHALSYFIPGYFNFHIVRRIKNS from the coding sequence ATGCCGCACTTTCCCTTCCAACGTTTAACGGCTGAACTTTCGGGATTGATCGCGCGCGCGCCCAACGGTCAACGCCTGCCTTCGGAGCCGGAACTGGCGAAACAACTGGGCGTGAGCCGCGCCACTTTGCGCGAGGCCATGCGCTCGTTCGAGACGCAGGGACTGATCCGCAGGCGGCAGGGTTCGGGGACGTACGTGGTGCGAAACATCCCCGTCATGGAAAGCGGACTCGAAGCGCTGGAAAGCCTGGATACGATGGCGCGGCGGATGAACCTCGCCGTCTCGGTGGGCGACCTGCGGGTGGAGCGGATCTTCGCCGACAAGGAACTCGCCGCGGCCCTGAACGTTCCGCTGGCCAGCCATCTGACGCGCGTCCGACGCGTGATGCAGGCCGACGCGCGTCCCGTGGCCTTTCTGGTGGACACGCTCCCCGAGACGGTCCTGCACGCCGACGACCTCCCCGAATCGTTCAGCGGCTCGGTGCTGGACTTCCTACTGGGCCGCGCCGACCCGCCCGTCAGTTCGCGCGCCGCGGTCAGCGCCATTGACGCCTCGCCCGACGTGGCGCGCACGCTTCAAATTCAGCGCGGCGACGTGCTGCTGCATTTCAACTCCCAGGTGTTCAACGCGTCCGGTCTGGTAATCGACCACGCGTTGTCATATTTCATCCCCGGCTATTTCAATTTCCACATTGTAAGACGGATCAAAAATTCATAA
- a CDS encoding 8-oxoguanine deaminase, partial gives MNTLLIKNAYLVTMDDRQREIPDGGLFIRGGLIEEVAPVSELRNQTADEVLDLRGHVLLPGLVNTHHHFYQTLTRAVPAAQDANLFNWLKTLYPIWARLTPEDIFVSTQTALSELALSGCTTASDHLYLFPNGSRLDDEIAAASEIGLRLHASRGSMSLSEKDGGLPPDSVVNSEDSILKDSQRLIQKYHDPKPGAMTQIVLAPCSPFSVTTDLMKESAKLAREYGVHLHTHLAETEDEEQFCMQMFGHRPVGYMQEVGWVGGDVWFAHAIWVNDAEIKVFAEHNCGVAHCPHSNMRLASGIAPIKEYRQAGVNVGLGVDGSASNDGSHLLAEVRQAMLLSRVKEGITGFSLSNDPNRKLMTGREALYLGTRGGAAVLGRSDIGSLEIGKCADFFAVDLNRLEFAGMHDPVSAIVFGQPVRVDYTVVGGKFIVKEGQLATADERQLVEKHNKASKRLLQG, from the coding sequence CGGGTTGATCGAGGAAGTCGCGCCCGTCTCCGAATTGCGAAACCAGACCGCCGACGAAGTCCTCGACCTGCGCGGGCATGTGCTGCTGCCAGGACTCGTCAACACGCACCATCACTTCTACCAGACGCTCACCCGCGCCGTCCCCGCCGCGCAGGACGCCAACCTGTTCAACTGGCTGAAGACGCTCTATCCCATCTGGGCGCGGCTCACGCCCGAAGACATCTTCGTCTCGACGCAGACCGCGCTGAGCGAACTCGCCCTCTCTGGATGTACCACCGCCTCCGACCATCTCTATCTCTTCCCCAACGGTTCGCGCCTCGACGATGAAATTGCCGCGGCCTCCGAGATCGGACTCCGCCTGCACGCCTCGCGCGGCTCGATGAGTTTGAGCGAAAAAGACGGCGGACTCCCGCCCGATTCCGTGGTGAACAGCGAAGACTCCATCCTGAAAGATTCCCAGCGGCTGATCCAAAAATATCACGACCCCAAACCCGGCGCGATGACGCAGATCGTCCTGGCGCCGTGTTCGCCGTTCTCCGTCACGACCGACCTGATGAAAGAGTCCGCGAAACTGGCGCGGGAATACGGCGTCCATCTCCACACCCACCTGGCCGAGACCGAGGACGAAGAGCAGTTCTGTATGCAGATGTTCGGCCATCGTCCCGTCGGCTACATGCAGGAGGTGGGCTGGGTCGGCGGAGACGTCTGGTTCGCGCACGCCATCTGGGTCAACGACGCGGAGATCAAAGTCTTCGCGGAACACAACTGCGGCGTGGCGCACTGTCCCCACTCGAACATGCGGCTGGCTTCGGGGATCGCGCCCATCAAGGAATACCGCCAGGCGGGAGTCAACGTCGGCCTCGGCGTGGACGGCTCCGCCTCCAACGACGGCTCGCATCTGCTGGCGGAGGTCCGCCAGGCGATGCTGCTTTCCCGCGTCAAAGAGGGGATCACAGGCTTCTCGCTTTCCAACGATCCCAACCGCAAATTGATGACGGGACGCGAGGCGCTTTACCTCGGCACGCGCGGCGGCGCGGCGGTCCTCGGGCGGAGCGACATCGGCTCGCTCGAAATCGGCAAATGCGCGGACTTCTTCGCGGTGGACCTTAACCGCCTCGAATTTGCCGGGATGCACGATCCCGTCTCGGCGATTGTCTTCGGCCAACCCGTCCGCGTGGATTACACGGTCGTCGGCGGGAAATTCATCGTGAAAGAAGGTCAACTCGCGACGGCGGACGAACGTCAACTTGTCGAAAAACATAACAAGGCCTCGAAGAGATTATTACAAGGTTGA
- a CDS encoding four helix bundle protein produces the protein MATIKNFEELDSWKKARELAGYVYQLMRKEGFSRDFGLRDQIQRAASSVMHNIAEGFEAGYNTEFVRFLKMARRSAGEVQSQLYLALDAGYITDEEIRKAYDLSVETKKLINGLITYLSKHR, from the coding sequence ATGGCGACGATCAAGAACTTCGAGGAACTCGATTCGTGGAAGAAGGCGCGAGAACTTGCAGGTTATGTGTATCAATTGATGCGCAAGGAAGGATTTTCACGAGACTTCGGCTTACGAGATCAAATTCAACGAGCGGCAAGCTCCGTAATGCACAACATCGCAGAAGGATTCGAAGCAGGGTATAACACGGAGTTTGTCCGCTTTCTCAAAATGGCTCGCCGCTCGGCTGGGGAAGTCCAATCCCAGTTGTACCTTGCCCTGGACGCGGGCTACATCACCGACGAGGAAATTAGAAAGGCATATGACCTGAGCGTAGAAACAAAAAAACTCATCAACGGCTTGATAACCTATTTGAGCAAACACCGATAA